A genomic window from Nerophis ophidion isolate RoL-2023_Sa linkage group LG22, RoL_Noph_v1.0, whole genome shotgun sequence includes:
- the arrdc2 gene encoding arrestin domain-containing protein 2 isoform X2: MSLNSIKSFQLELDGEEDAAFTRGEVVSGQVVLELRRDTKVLAMKVQGRGSAAAHWLENRGMNSVYNDYTSKVTYFRKRQHLIRDNGEVTVLPAGRHEFPFSFQLPEETLVTSFEGKHGSIRYWVKVKLHRPWAAVKKIKKEFTVIEPIDINTPALLAPQAGTKDKMARTWYRNFGQVSVTAKIDRKGYTPGEVIPVFAEFDNATSRSIIPKAFITQTQTFIARGTMKQKRSVVATLSGDVVGARCRETWHGRAIKIPPVGPSILQCRIIKVEYMLKVCVDVPGTSKLFLELPLVIGTIPLHPFGSRTSSVSSQYSVNLEWLRMAIPEQPEPPPEYSSVVTEGEAEQCSSNTASPQPVDELSGILERPLMAFVQEFRFRPPPVYSEVDPNPQPLNIRPRCMTC; encoded by the exons ATGTCGCTGAACTCCATTAAGTCCTTCCAGCTGGAGCTGGACGGTGAGGAAGACGCCGCCTTCACGAGAGGAGAGGTTGTGTCGGGCCAAGTGGTGTTGGAGCTCCGCAGGGACACCAAAGTCCTCGCCATGAAGGTGCAGGGAAGAGGCTCGGCGGCGGCACACTGGCTGGAGAACCGTGGCATGAACTCTGTCTATAATGACTACACCTCCAAAGTCACCTACTTCAGGAAGAGGCAACATCTGATCCGAG ATAATGGAGAAGTTACCGTCCTTCCTGCGGGCAGACACGAGTTCCCGTTCAGCTTCCAGCTTCCGGAGGAGACGCTCGTCACCTCCTTTGAGGGTAAACACGGCAGCATTCGTTACTGGGTCAAAGTGAAGCTGCACAGACCCTGGGCAGCCGTCAAGAAGATCAAGAAGGAGTTTACAGTCATTGAGCCCATTGACATAAACACACCGGCGCTACTG GCACCACAGGCCGGAACAAAGGACAAGATGGCACGAACGTGGTACCGCAACTTTGGACAAGTGTCTGTCACTGCAAAGATTGACCGTAAAGGTTACACGCCAG GCGAGGTCATACCAGTTTTTGCAGAGTTTGACAATGCCACTTCCCGGTCCATCATACCCAAAGCCTTCATTACGCAGACTCAGACGTTCATTGCCCGCGGCACCATGAAGCAGAAGCGCTCAGTGGTGGCCACTCTCAGTGGCGACGTGGTGGGTGCCAGGTGCAGGGAGACCTGGCACGGTCGGGCCATCAAGATCCCACCCGTGGGTCCGTCCATCCTGCAGTGCCGCATCATCAAAGTGGAATACATGCTTAAA gtgtgtgtcgacGTCCCGGGAACCTCCAAGCTGTTTCTTGAGCTGCCACTGGTCATAGGCACCATCCCTCTCCATCCTTTCGGAAGCAGGACCTCCAGCGTCAGCAGCCAGTACAGCGTCAATTTGGAGTGGCTGCGTATGGCCATCCCCGAGCAGCCCGAGC CTCCTCCTGAGTACAGCTCTGTGGTGACGGAGGGCGAGGCTGAGCAGTGCAGCAGCAACACGGCGTCTCCTCAACCCGTCGACGAGCTGAGCGGAATCCTTGAGCGTCCCCTTATGGCGTTTGTGCAGGAGTTTCGCTTCCGACCGCCGCCTGTGTACAGTGAG GTTGACCCCAATCCTCAGCCCTTGAACATAAGACCTCGCTGCATGACGTGCTAA
- the arrdc2 gene encoding arrestin domain-containing protein 2 isoform X1, with protein MIFDKLKKLDIVFDSTDVDCPPVYSSGDVVSGRVVLELTREARLDSLKLHAEGFAKVHWTESRSAGSSTAYTQNYSDEVEYLNRREVLLQADNGEVTVLPAGRHEFPFSFQLPEETLVTSFEGKHGSIRYWVKVKLHRPWAAVKKIKKEFTVIEPIDINTPALLAPQAGTKDKMARTWYRNFGQVSVTAKIDRKGYTPGEVIPVFAEFDNATSRSIIPKAFITQTQTFIARGTMKQKRSVVATLSGDVVGARCRETWHGRAIKIPPVGPSILQCRIIKVEYMLKVCVDVPGTSKLFLELPLVIGTIPLHPFGSRTSSVSSQYSVNLEWLRMAIPEQPEPPPEYSSVVTEGEAEQCSSNTASPQPVDELSGILERPLMAFVQEFRFRPPPVYSEVDPNPQPLNIRPRCMTC; from the exons ATGATTTTCGACAAGCTAAAAAAGTTGGACATAGTCTTCGACTCCACGGACGTGGACTGTCCCCCGGTGTACAGCAGCGGGGACGTGGTCTCCGGCCGGGTGGTGCTGGAGCTCACCAGGGAGGCGCGACTGGACTCCCTGAAGCTCCACGCCGAAGGCTTCGCGAAAGTGCACTGGACCGAGTCCCGCTCCGCAGGCTCCAGCACCGCCTACACGCAGAACTACAGCGACGAAGTGGAGTATTTGAACCGGAGAGAAGTGCTGCTGCAGGCAG ATAATGGAGAAGTTACCGTCCTTCCTGCGGGCAGACACGAGTTCCCGTTCAGCTTCCAGCTTCCGGAGGAGACGCTCGTCACCTCCTTTGAGGGTAAACACGGCAGCATTCGTTACTGGGTCAAAGTGAAGCTGCACAGACCCTGGGCAGCCGTCAAGAAGATCAAGAAGGAGTTTACAGTCATTGAGCCCATTGACATAAACACACCGGCGCTACTG GCACCACAGGCCGGAACAAAGGACAAGATGGCACGAACGTGGTACCGCAACTTTGGACAAGTGTCTGTCACTGCAAAGATTGACCGTAAAGGTTACACGCCAG GCGAGGTCATACCAGTTTTTGCAGAGTTTGACAATGCCACTTCCCGGTCCATCATACCCAAAGCCTTCATTACGCAGACTCAGACGTTCATTGCCCGCGGCACCATGAAGCAGAAGCGCTCAGTGGTGGCCACTCTCAGTGGCGACGTGGTGGGTGCCAGGTGCAGGGAGACCTGGCACGGTCGGGCCATCAAGATCCCACCCGTGGGTCCGTCCATCCTGCAGTGCCGCATCATCAAAGTGGAATACATGCTTAAA gtgtgtgtcgacGTCCCGGGAACCTCCAAGCTGTTTCTTGAGCTGCCACTGGTCATAGGCACCATCCCTCTCCATCCTTTCGGAAGCAGGACCTCCAGCGTCAGCAGCCAGTACAGCGTCAATTTGGAGTGGCTGCGTATGGCCATCCCCGAGCAGCCCGAGC CTCCTCCTGAGTACAGCTCTGTGGTGACGGAGGGCGAGGCTGAGCAGTGCAGCAGCAACACGGCGTCTCCTCAACCCGTCGACGAGCTGAGCGGAATCCTTGAGCGTCCCCTTATGGCGTTTGTGCAGGAGTTTCGCTTCCGACCGCCGCCTGTGTACAGTGAG GTTGACCCCAATCCTCAGCCCTTGAACATAAGACCTCGCTGCATGACGTGCTAA